The following proteins are encoded in a genomic region of Drosophila miranda strain MSH22 chromosome 4, D.miranda_PacBio2.1, whole genome shotgun sequence:
- the LOC108162084 gene encoding uncharacterized protein LOC108162084 produces the protein MQAAMDTAAMAIAVGVGGSSSSSSGPGSSSSSGSSSSSGYGSATTTPTTPLSSGGGGGHYEALPTSMPMATIATVAPFYSEALTSMDAQQRQQQQQQQQQQNQSHFYHQNYGYGNTLPLASPLDAAAYNAYSGAYNAYGSGAATSSSYQGGARYEKLAPSSGSKYSGGSAAIGGGGAAGGGMKPQAAATPFYAQPLAQPGTNGSGGGGGGAGGYMMNTNHPYDPYKYKMPAQVAPPPQALQPMVQPSNQTTASAGQPQYGHGLAMNPGQRQQQLQQHQQQQQQQQFSQLEANFAAIKPSSRYQSMPHQSMPPSQVPYGTPPGAASSSGAPATPYYDKYGVMAMPPMYPSNGGLPPMYTPPELAPESAYRKSGSSCHWSVDYNAANCRSLPPVAPAPSSSYHHPQSNEMYYGGGKYDKYGNPAAPYASNPYPTTIAQPPYGAPAGRNMWSVTENPAQPNPRQNCCSQAAYPQQSCYYPRSNVPQPPPPQQHQQQQQQCPVSGATKLKHPITSDLYGPYDTAPPLTQLGYGYGAGQQVGGSSATNISPNQRYVAPPLNMGMGMGMGMNMGMGMGMSMGMDPSISLSGGGGGGSYYNDLNLNLNSLEGYVPQVVPQMPPQQTHRGPYQEYRKRSSASSSAAGNCYLGQQGGIAGPLSGALTNLEAHVDSYVGYNHHATASNSHFGMEATKTSPQTCNIRDFLATWNDDEDEASAEPLAAAVALVAPTVPPIQAATPNFMYESLPPTGPQATAVAVDHQAAGINLPDIIIDIEKASNVGGGIVPSGVDSFGSFDVEKELDELRLKTGVSSDQCPAENDALAEILRVEQPPASSAPVEPLELPLPSPILQSVAGIIHAAEEPSPTLDFDTNNSSNSNESTFAKEYETFIHKIEGSGSEAEESNAQDDSEYREHAKRFKFYKRKRKNTEPLEPQKQEVEQQQQKEEQKEVAPSPKVVKLSPQKLLARRRRNRIKMLKILEFESPKLKYRHYFKALKLLRRRYASSRTREQHKTRMRRHLALKKERRLPPIKRLIKKYAEGSGSATQLYNPQSLTGLSVSALNTKAFRCSLLQSSGRETVIKSGYGLQKKTEEGIETEDRDLGSEQEEENTIQSVDLLPHFKGFDDIENTNLSPKAKLRVEPEEAEEKVLAQSSVAEVTKAKEREIQAWLRNNSMEEDVVEVPVPEEPKPIVVPSPAPSSSSSSSSSSSSSSSSSSSDDDKDSTSSSSQEEDSSSTTSSSSSSSPSVAEAAEVAEESDFNEMAALERELSQSQILEPAAEPAAAILEDMVMPQEEPISSAAPIPEEASNNDIAKLKQILESDGEEQTTVRSQSQSPNPTPLQSPNPLPFTSPFNDTSSIVPKLSDLSKIALNSSLKTRELDIRPSGDSEKSLPAFEPDSEGSQAADRKESQLPPFEDKSQTPLEAPESQAAFEPHVPASEMPETPRELSVEDALAEMYQQIGVASDPEDFEGDKDADTERNPSGPDMLLINLAEIFDTSSDLYVVECDMNENILEIVASEQEEETQDRSQEQALQLIQLLAEPQPELIHHEEIIPDSQTELRQRRRQLLKYLHVKYAQRPIGRFYHAQRILKKYRRRRGPAAAAAGARKHRESSFYQRQREDHNRSEITDRLALEPLGRDGTIRRA, from the coding sequence ATGCAAGCGGCGATGGACACGGCCGCCATGGCCATTGCCGTGGGTGTCGGTGGATCCTCGAGCTCCAGCTCCGGACcggggagcagcagcagcagcggaagcagcagcagcagtggctaTGGAAGTGCCACAACCACGCCCACCACGCCGCTGAGCAGCGGAGGGGGAGGAGGACACTATGAGGCCTTGCCCACATCGATGCCGATGGCGACGATAGCCACAGTGGCACCGTTCTACAGCGAGGCACTTACCTCCATGGATgcacagcagcggcagcagcagcaacagcagcagcagcagcagaatcaATCGCACTTTTATCACCAGAACTACGGCTATGGGAATACCCTGCCCCTGGCCTCGCCTTTGGATGCGGCTGCCTACAATGCGTACAGTGGGGCATACAACGCGTACGGCAGTGGGGCAGCCACAAGCAGCAGCTACCAGGGAGGGGCACGCTACGAGAAGCTAGCCCCAAGCTCGGGCTCAAAGTACAGCGGAGGAAGTGCAGCCATcggcggaggaggagcagcaggaggggGAATGAAGCCCCAGGCTGCAGCCACGCCCTTCTATGCCCAACCCTTGGCGCAGCCAGGAACCAATGgaagtggaggaggaggaggaggagcaggaggctACATGATGAACACGAATCATCCCTACGATCCCTACAAGTACAAGATGCCCGCCCAAGTGGCACCGCCGCCGCAAGCGCTTCAGCCGATGGTGCAGCCGTCCAACCAGACGACGGCATCCGCGGGGCAGCCTCAGTACGGGCATGGACTGGCCATGAATCCCggccagaggcagcagcagctgcaacagcaccagcagcagcagcagcaacaacaattcTCGCAGTTGGAGGCCAACTTTGCGGCCATTAAGCCGAGCAGTCGCTACCAGAGCATGCCCCACCAGAGCATGCCGCCGTCTCAAGTGCCGTACGGCACTCCCCCTGGGGCAGCGTCCTCCTCTGGAGCCCCAGCCACGCCCTACTACGACAAGTACGGAGTCATGGCCATGCCTCCCATGTACCCCTCGAACGGGGGGCTGCCGCCGATGTACACTCCGCCGGAACTGGCGCCGGAGTCGGCGTACCGCAAGTCGGGCAGCAGCTGCCACTGGAGCGTGGACTACAACGCCGCCAATTGTCGATCTCTGCCGCCGGTGGCCCCAGCCCCCAGCAGCTCCTACCATCATCCGCAGAGCAATGAGATGTATTACGGCGGCGGAAAGTACGACAAGTACGGGAATCCTGCAGCGCCGTATGCCAGCAATCCGTATCCCACGACCATCGCGCAGCCGCCGTACGGAGCACCCGCCGGTCGGAACATGTGGTCTGTTACGGAGAATCCAGCCCAGCCCAATCCCCGCCAGAACTGCTGCTCCCAGGCGGCATATCCGCAGCAGAGCTGCTACTATCCAAGGAGCAACGTGCCCCAGCCCCCGCCGccgcagcagcatcagcagcagcagcagcaatgcCCGGTAAGCGGGGCCACGAAGCTGAAGCATCCGATAACCTCTGACCTCTACGGGCCCTACGACACAGCCCCACCGCTCACGCAGCTGGGATACGGCTACGGGGCGGGGCAGCAGGTGGGAGGATCCTCTGCCACGAACATCAGTCCCAATCAGAGATACGTGGCGCCTCCCTTGAacatgggaatgggaatggggatggggatgaaCATGggaatgggcatgggcatgagCATGGGAATGGACCCCAGCATCAGCCTCAGCGGTGGAGGCGGCGGTGGCAGCTACTACAACGATCTCAATCTCAATCTGAACAGCCTGGAGGGCTACGTGCCACAGGTGGTGCCGCAGATGCCGCCACAGCAAACGCATCGCGGCCCCTACCAGGAGTACCGCAAGAGATCGTCCGCCTCTTCGTCGGCAGCGGGGAACTGCTACCTGGGACAGCAGGGAGGAATTGCGGGACCCCTGAGTGGAGCCCTCACCAATCTGGAGGCACATGTGGACAGCTATGTGGGGTACAATCACCATGCCACAGCCTCCAATTCCCACTTTGGCATGGAAGCCACAAAGACATCCCCCCAGACATGCAACATTCGCGATTTTCTGGCCACGTGGAACGACGATGAGGACGAGGCCTCCGCCGAGCCACTGGCCGCAGCAGTGGCATTGGTGGCTCCGACTGTGCCACCGATTCAGGCGGCTACACCGAATTTTATGTACGAATCTCTGCCTCCGACTGGACCCCAGGCCACCGCTGTGGCGGTGGACCATCAGGCGGCGGGGATTAATCTCCCGGACATCATAATAGACATTGAAAAGGCCTCGAATGTCGGGGGAGGAATCGTTCCATCGGGCGTGGACTCCTTCGGTAGCTTCGATGTGGAAAAGGAGCTGGATGAACTGCGCCTGAAGACAGGCGTTTCCTCCGATCAGTGTCCCGCGGAGAACGACGCCCTGGCGGAGATTCTACGCGTGGAACAACCTCCTGCCTCTTCTGCTCCAGTGGAACCCCTAGAGCTACCTCTGCCCAGTCCTATTCTCCAAAGCGTAGCAGGGATCATCCATGCTGCGGAGGAGCCTTCACCCACACTGGACTTTGACACCAACAACAGCTCCAATTCGAACGAATCCACCTTCGCCAAGGAGTACGAGACATTCATCCACAAGATCGAGGGCAGTGGAAGCGAAGCTGAGGAGTCGAACGCCCAGGACGACAGCGAATATCGAGAGCATGCGAAGCGTTTCAAGTTCTACAAGAGGAAGCGCAAGAACACGGAACCACTGGAGCCCCAGAAACAAGAggtggagcagcagcaacagaaggaGGAACAGAAGGAGGTCGCACCCAGTCCAAAGGTAGTAAAGCTCTCACCCCAGAAGCTGCTCGCACGCCGTCGTCGCAATCGCATCAAGATGCTAAAGATCCTGGAGTTTGAGAGTCCGAAGCTCAAGTACCGGCACTACTTCAAGGCCCTGAAGCTACTGCGGAGGAGATACGCCAGCAGCAGGACGCGAGAGCAACACAAGACCCGGATGCGGCGACATCTGGCACTCAAAAAGGAGCGTCGCTTGCCGCCCATTAAGCGGCTGATCAAGAAATACGCCGAGGGATCGGGCTCCGCAACGCAGCTCTACAATCCCCAGAGCCTCACGGGTCTGAGTGTTTCCGCCTTGAACACGAAGGCTTTTAGGTGCAGCCTGCTGCAGTCCTCGGGCCGGGAGACGGTCATCAAGAGCGGCTACGGGCTACAGAAGAAGACTGAAGAAGGAATCGAAACTGAGGATAGAGACCTGGGGTCAGAACAGGAGGAGGAGAACACTATCCAATCTGTGGATCTGTTGCCACATTTCAAGGGCTTCGATGACATCGAGAATACGAATCTTTCGCCGAAGGCCAAGCTGCGCGTGGAGCCCGAGGAGGCGGAGGAGAAGGTCCTGGCCCAGTCATCCGTGGCGGAGGTAACCAAAGCCAAGGAGCGGGAGATTCAGGCCTGGCTAAGGAACAACAGCATGGAGGAGGATGTGGTCGAAGTGCCTGTTCCAGAAGAGCCCAAACCAATCGTTGTCCCGTCTCCAGCTCcatcctcctcttcctcgtcatCATCTTCGAGTTCGAGCTCGAGCTCTAGTTCCAGCTCCGACGATGACAAGGATTcaacgagcagcagcagccaagagGAGGACTCCTcctccaccaccagcagcagcagcagcagtagcccCTCCGTGGCAGAGGCCGCAGAGGTGGCCGAGGAGAGCGACTTCAATGAGATGGCCGCGCTGGAGAGAGAGCTCTCTCAATCGCAGATCCTGGAGCCAGCAGCGGAACCAGCAGCAGCTATACTGGAGGACATGGTCATGCCACAGGAGGAACCAATCTCTTCTGCTGCCCCCATTCCCGAGGAGGCATCCAACAACGATATTGCCAAGCTGAAGCAGATCCTGGAGAGCGATGGCGAGGAGCAGACCACAGTGCGGAGCCAATCTCAATCCCCCAACCCAACCCCACTGCAATCCCCGAACCCGCTCCCCTTCACATCCCCCTTCAATGACACCTCATCCATCGTACCAAAGCTAAGTGACCTTAGTAAAATTGCCTTAAATAGTTCCTTAAAAACTAGAGAATTAGACATAAGACCAAGCGGGGATTCAGAGAAATCCCTGCCCGCCTTTGAGCCGGATTCAGAGGGATCCCAGGCAGCGGATCGAAAGGAATCCCAGCTGCCCCCTTTTGAGGACAAGTCCCAGACCCCTTTGGAAGCGCCCGAATCCCAGGCTGCTTTTGAGCCGCATGTGCCCGCCTCTGAGATGCCGGAAACACCACGTGAACTGAGCGTCGAGGATGCCCTGGCGGAGATGTATCAACAAATAGGCGTGGCCTCCGACCCTGAGGACTTTGAGGGCGACAAGGATGCAGACACAGAAAGAAATCCAAGTGGACCGGACATGCTGCTGATCAATCTGGCAGAGATCTTTGACACCAGCAGCGATCTCTATGTGGTGGAGTGCGACATGAACGAGAACATCCTTGAGATTGTGGCCAGCGAGCAAGAAGAGGAGACGCAGGATCGCAGCCAAGAGCAGGCCTTGCAGCTCATCCAACTGCTGGCCGAGCCACAGCCCGAGCTGATCCACCATGAGGAGATCATCCCAGACAGCCAGACGGAGCTGCGTCAGCGTCGACGCCAGCTCTTGAAATATCTGCATGTAAAGTATGCCCAGAGACCGATCGGTAGGTTCTATCATGCCCAGCGGATACTCAAGAAGTACAGGCGGAGGAgagggccagcagcagcagcagcaggagcaagGAAGCATCGGGAGTCCAGCTTCTAccaaagacagagagaggatCACAACAGATCAGAGATCACTGATCGTTTAGCCCTGGAGCCATTGGGGCGTGACGGAACCATCAGGCGTGCCTAA
- the LOC108162347 gene encoding mediator of RNA polymerase II transcription subunit 15 has protein sequence MTEDWQSSKFRQNVISKIHDLLPPHAQDQTKNASVMENHIFRKSRSKDEYLGLVAKLFMHYKDMSRKSQQQQQQQQQQQQQQQQPPPPNAEMGQQNMMQDPLNALQNLATQGNRNPQMMPMSGGTPVPGGPGTASNLLQSLNQQRPGQQMQPMPNIRGQMPMGAGAGGPQQMMQVQQMGGGGNATGVMNVMGAGGAQGQGQIVGNSGQQMGGMPNQMVGPGPNSGPAGGTGGPNAPPGAGAGPVPNQMQSGGPMNVNSMQQMPPMQQIQQNQMAMGMSPMMRMGQGNGMGGPQGMGQGMQGMPPNMQQPQHNVGVGGPAGQQQQVVPPNAVQQAGMNPMGGMGVNMPPNIQQKPNMAMGQAGQMFPGNRGGVVGGQQGPGQPFMRSSPSPADAQQLQQQQQAQLQQMQQQQQQQQQQQQQQQQQQQQQLVGNQTPTQQPPTPQMPTPQMIPSPALVPQSSPQMMMQNPQRNIRQQSPSNASINTPGQVTGNSPFNPQEEALYREKYKQLTKYIEPLKRMLAKISNDGTNVEKMTKMSKLLEILCNPTQRVPLETLLKCEKALERMDLISISGQQFGKSSNPLLEVINTTLQSPIANHTLHRTFRPTLELLFGTDIVAPVPAKKPRIEEKSSPFEQDVPHVLQGEIARLDTKFKVKLDTTSQINNKSIRLICCLDDKRLPSVPPVCVSVPEEYPWQAPDCSLTQQEYSATPFLQTVQQALIARISMLPKNYSLSHLLDTWEMAVRQACSPQTKPKVCEFTALFGV, from the exons ATGACGGAGGACTGGCAGAGCTCGAAGTTTCGCCAGAATGTTATTTCCAAAAT ACACGACTTGTTGCCGCCGCATGCCCAGGATCAGACGAAGAATGCCAGCGTTATGGAGAACCACATCTTCCGCAAGTCTCGTAGCAAGGACGAGTACCTTGGACTGGTGGCGAAGCTCTTCATGCACTACAAGGACATGTCGCGCAAGtcccaacagcagcaacaacaacaacagcagcagcaacaacaacagcaacaaccgCCGCCTCCAAACGCGGAAATGGGGCAGCAGAACATGATGCAGGATCCGCTGAATGCGCTACAGAACCTGGCCACCCAGGGCAACCGCAATCCCCAGATGATGCCCATGTCCGGAGGAACTCCTGTGCCCGGCGGTCCCGGCACTGCGTCGAACCTGCTGCAGTCCCTCAACCAGCAGCGACCCGGCCAGCAAATGCAGCCCATGCCCAATATACGAGGCCAGATGCCTATGGGTGCGGGTGCAGGCGGTCCACAGCAGATGATGCAGGTCCAGCAAATGGGCGGAGGCGGCAATGCCACCGGCGTGATGAACGTAATGGGAGCAGGCGGTGCCCAAGGACAGGGCCAGATTGTGGGCAATTCTGGCCAGCAGATGGGTGGCATGCCTAATCAAATGGTGGGCCCTGGGCCGAACAGTGGTCCCGCAGGTGGGACCGGTGGACCGAATGCTCCTCCTGGTGCCGGTGCCGGCCCTGTGCCCAATCAGATGCAGAGCGGAGGACCCATGAATGTGAATTCCATGCAACAGATGCCGCCCATGCAGCAGATCCAGCAGAACCAAATGGCG ATGGGCATGAGTCCCATGATGCGCATGGGCCAGGGTAACGGCATGGGTGGACCCCAGGGCATGGGCCAGGGCATGCAGGGAATGCCGCCCAAtatgcagcagccacagcacaATGTCGGCGTGGGCGGACCGGCgggtcagcagcagcaggtggTGCCCCCCAATGCCGTGCAGCAGGCTGGCATGAATCCCATGGGAGGCATGGGTGTCAATATGCCGCCGAATATCCAGCAGAAGCCAAACATGGCCATGGGCCAGGCGGGACAAATGTTCCCCGGCAATCGCGGTGGCGTCGTTGGCGGCCAGCAGGGACCGGGACAGCCCTTCATGCGGTCGAGTCCCTCGCCAGCGGATGCccagcagctgcaacaacagcagcaggcacagctccaacaaatgcagcagcagcagcaacaacagcaacaacaacagcagcaacaacaacagcaacaacaacaacagcttgTGGGAAACCAGACGCCGACGCAACAGCCGCCAACGCCACAGATGCCCACGCCGCAGATGATACCCAGTCCGGCACTGGTGCCGCAGTCCAGCCCCCAGATGATGATGCAGAATCCACAGCGAAACATACGCCAGCAGTCGCCGAGCAATGCCTCCATCAACACGCCTGGCCAGGTGACAGGCAACAGTCCGTTCAATCCACAGGAGGAGGCACTGTATAGGGAAAAGTACAAGCAGTTGACCAAATACATAGAGCCACTGAAACGCATGCTCGCGAAGATCAGCAACGATGGCACCA ATGTGGAGAAGATGACCAAAATGAGCAAGCTGCTGGAGATCCTGTGCAATCCCACGCAGCGTGTGCCACTGGAAACGCTGCTCAAGTGCGAGAAAGCACTGGAGAGAATGGATCTGATCTCCATTTCGGGCCAACAGTTTGGC aAATCCTCGAATCCACTTTTGGAGGTCATCAATACCACGCTACAGAGTCCCATAGCCAATCACACATTGCATCGCACATTCCGACCCACACTGGAGTTGCTCTTCGGCACGGATATCGTGGCTCCGGTTCCCGCAAAGAAACCGCGTATTGAGGAGAAGTCCTCGCCCTTCGAGCAGGATGTGCCCCATGTGCTGCAGGGCGAGATTGCCCGCCTGGACACCAAGTTCAAGGTGAAGCTGGACACCACCTCGCAGATCAACAATAAGTCTATTCGGTTGATCTGCTGCCTGGACGACAAGCGACTGCCCAGTGTCCCGCCAGTGTGCGTCAGTGTCCCGGAGGAGTACCCGTGGCAGGCGCCCGACTGCTCCCTCACCCAACAGGAGTACTCGGCCACGCCCTTCCTGCAGACCGTGCAACAGGCTCTGATTGCACGTATCTCCATGCTCCCGAAGAACTACTCGCTCTCGCACCTACTCGACACCTGGGAAATGGCCGTGCGACAGGCCTGCTCGCCCCAGACCAAACCCAAGGTCTGCGAATTTACCGCTCTTTTTGGGGTGTGA
- the LOC108162348 gene encoding Krueppel-like factor 10: MDMNMDTLLLPSPPATPPLRENKLENVVKDEQQVNENLLKAKLKLVAQKSQKNGGGIITPNPSDTEDEAPEMDEVPSKKPRLEQPAMTMTPPPDQQKPEEEEESKSDDEPKRVSVIMRVNSSGAVSSSQDDNSSSSSCSSSCTTATSSTVSPAMEDDYPEANVWRNLKFKMNRKRAAEVALPQPPAPVQAPAPTPEPAEEPQTEKTEPIAFVPPSSSILIAPPASPSIACASQLLLLSTVAAQQCPNPCPPPSSQESPAEKHQRITAAQAAATRSRIYECTFPDCGKNYFKSSHLKAHQRVHTGERPFVCKWENCDKRFSRSDELSRHKRTHTGEKKFQCGVCQKKFMRSDHLSKHVKRHNKDKANGVNRNVSVASASPASVAALCDPTLHLRAIAPAAAVSSSVQTSLPVTQSSPATLQVYSAQDLLRLQQQSSGFSFSGVGTLLQAQR, encoded by the exons ATGGATATGAATATGGATACCCTGCTGCTGCCATCGCCGCCAGCAACGCCCCCCCTCAGGGAAAATAAATTGGAAAAT GTGGTCAAGGACGAGCAACAGGTGAACGAGAATCTGCTGAAGGCCAAGCTAAAACTGGTGGCCCAGAAGAGCCAGAAGAATGGCGGCGGCATCATCACACCGAATCCCTCGGACACTGAGGATGAGGCCCCAGAAATGGATGAAGTGCCCAGCAAGAAGCCACGTCTGGAACAGCCTGCGATGACCATGACACCGCCGCCCGACCAACAAAAGcccgaggaagaggaggagtcCAAGAGCGATGATGAGCCCAAACGCGTCAGTGTCATCATGCGGGTCAACAGCTCGGGCGCCGTCTCCTCCTCCCAGGATGATaacagctccagctccagctgcagctCCTCCTGCACTACCGCGACAAGCAGCACAGTCAGTCCCGCTATGGAGGATGACTACCCCGAGGCAAATGTGTGGCGCAATCTCAAGTTCAAGATGAACCGCAAGAGGGCCGCTGAGGTGGCTTTGCCCCAGCCACCAGCACCTGTCCAAGCCCCAGCTCCAACTCCTGAACCAGCGGAAGAGCCGCAAACAGAGAAAACGGAACCCATTGCCTTTGTGCCACCCTCCAGCAGCATCCTTATCGCCCCACCAGCCTCTCCATCAATCGCCTGTGCATCCCAGCTGCTTCTGCTCAGCACAGTGGCCGCCCAACAGTGCCCAAACCCATGTCCGCCACCTAGCTCTCAGGAATCGCCGGCCGAGAAGCATCAGCGCATTACTGCCGCCCAGGCAGCGGCCACCCGGAGCCGCATCTACGAATGCACCTTCCCGGATTGCGGCAAGAACTACTTCAAGAGCAGCCACCTGAAGGCCCATCAGCGCGTCCACACCGGCGAGCGTCCCTTCGTCTGCAAGTGGGAGAACTGCGACAAGCGCTTCTCCCGCTCCGACGAACTGTCCCGTCACAAGCGCACCCACACCGGCGAGAAGAAGTTCCAGTGCGGCGTCTGCCAGAAGAAATTCATGCGCAGCGACCACCTATCCAAGCACGTGAAGCGCCACAACAAGGACAAGGCCAACGGCGTCAACCGCAACGTCTCTGTAGCCTCCGCATCACCTGCATCCGTGGCTGCCCTCTGCGACCCCACGCTGCACCTGAGAGCCATTGCCCCAGCGGCGGCCGTCTCCAGCTCAGTACAAACATCGCTGCCAGTCACGCAATCCTCGCCAGCCACGCTTCAGGTGTACAGTGCCCAGGATCTGCTGCGACTGCAGCAGCAGTCGAGCGGCTTTAGTTTCAGCGGAGTGGGAACTCTTCTGCAGGCGCAGCGATAG
- the LOC108162349 gene encoding protein arginine N-methyltransferase 8-B-like, with amino-acid sequence MEKEKSEEQFLEKFSKMSFSYNAFRDFIDHQEVIIQDDVVMTAFCDAIRHAHIFEGATVLEVDCGSALLSMLVAKQGAARVFAVDSGNVAQVARQLVRENGLDSVIEVIQGDIRKLKLPPVDVIVSKWMGACLLHNSALDRVIYARDKWLKPKGCIFPDTARLYLSVAEDRNTEQPRHFFSRFLGFNMSHAARIVQQLPKVGCVLARQILAKPQEIWKMDLRTIKSDQLSFNVPFQLHVQRQEIIALFVAHFDFSFSGGTDEKVVSTSPWAPSTHWQQTLFHIDQHLPICSGEQFSGNFIVSRGTNYLDFDIEWGFRNKLVKIKQHKQTFRLCGGCKDKP; translated from the exons ATGGAAAAAGAGAAAAGCGAGGAGCAGTTTTTGGAGAAGTTTTCTAAAATGTCCTTCTCGTACAATGCGTTCAGGGACTTCATTGACCACCAGGAGGTGATCATCCAGGACGATGTGGTGATGACGGCCTTTTGCGATGCGATTCGGCATGCACACATCTTCGAAGGCGCCACAGTGCTGGAGGTGGACTGCGGCAGTGCCCTGCTTTCGATGTTGGTGGCCAAGCAAGGAGCCGCCCGGGTGTTTGCCGTGGACTCTGGCAATGTGGCGCAGGTGGCGCGCCAGTTGGTGCGCGAGAACGGCCTGGACAGCGTGATTGAGGTGATTCAGGGCGACATTCGGAAACTGAAGCTTCCCCCAGTCGATGTCATAGTATCCAAGTGGATGGG GGCCTGTCTGTTGCATAACTCGGCTTTGGATCGGGTCATCTATGCGCGCGACAAGTGGCTCAAGCCCAAGGGCTGCATCTTTCCGGACACGGCCAGGCTCTATCTCTCGGTAGCCGAGGACAGGAATACGGAACAGCCCAGGCATTTCTTTTCGCGCTTTTTAGGCTTCAATATGTCCCATGCGGCACGCATTGTCCAGCAGCTACCGAAAGTGGGTTGCGTGCTGGCACGCCAGATACTCGCCAAACCGCAGGAGATATGGAAAATGGATTTGCGTACCATCAAGAGCGACCAACTGAGCTTCAATGTGCCCTTTCAACTGCACGTGCAGCGTCAGGAGATCATCGCTCTGTTTGTCGCGCACTTTGACTTTAGCTTCTCGGGCGGCACCGATGAGAAGGTGGTGTCCACCAGTCCCTGGGCTCCGAGCACCCACTGGCAGCAGACTCTCTTCCACATCGATCAGCATCTGCCCATATGCAGTGGCGAACAATTCTCGGGCAACTTTATCGTTTCTCGTGGGACCAACTATCTGGACTTTGACATCGAGTGGGGCTTCCGCAATAAGCTGGTAAAGATTAAGCAGCACAAGCAAACCTTTCGCTTGTGTGGCGGCTGCAAGGACAAGCCATAG